The following are encoded together in the Mumia sp. Pv4-285 genome:
- a CDS encoding co-chaperone YbbN, giving the protein MSFSRPGAIDLSALKNTATGGPAGRPSSSPAPAGASWVVDVDERTFQDVLQSSLDHVIVIALWSSRSPQGASFNDSLASVANSYAGRLLLARVDVDTSPQIAQMLGAQGVPFVLGVVKGQPVPLFQGTVDESQIRQYFDELLRVAEANGVTGTAAPVGGDEAPVEEGPVDDPRFAAADDAFAEGDYATAIAEYEKLLASNPADAEAAERLAGAKLLHRTGDADLNAARQAAADNPDDIDAQLLVADLDLSGGHVEDAFGRLIDLVRRTAGDDKERVRARVVEMFTIVGSDDPRVSAARRALASALF; this is encoded by the coding sequence ATGAGCTTCTCGCGTCCCGGCGCCATCGACCTCTCGGCGCTCAAGAACACTGCCACCGGCGGACCCGCCGGACGCCCGTCCTCGAGCCCTGCGCCCGCCGGCGCCTCGTGGGTCGTCGACGTCGACGAGCGGACGTTCCAGGACGTCCTCCAGAGCTCGCTCGACCACGTGATCGTCATCGCGCTGTGGTCGTCGCGCTCGCCGCAGGGCGCGTCGTTCAACGACTCGCTCGCGAGCGTCGCCAACTCCTACGCAGGTCGTCTCCTGCTCGCACGGGTCGACGTCGACACCAGCCCCCAGATCGCGCAGATGCTCGGCGCCCAGGGCGTCCCGTTCGTGCTCGGTGTCGTCAAGGGCCAGCCCGTCCCGCTGTTCCAGGGGACGGTCGACGAGTCGCAGATCCGTCAGTACTTCGACGAGCTGCTCCGTGTCGCCGAGGCCAACGGCGTCACCGGCACCGCTGCTCCCGTCGGTGGTGACGAGGCTCCCGTGGAGGAGGGCCCGGTCGACGACCCTCGTTTCGCGGCCGCGGACGACGCGTTCGCGGAGGGTGACTACGCGACCGCCATCGCCGAGTACGAGAAGCTGCTCGCGTCGAACCCTGCCGATGCGGAGGCTGCCGAGCGGTTGGCAGGCGCGAAGCTCCTCCACCGCACCGGCGACGCCGACCTCAACGCAGCACGCCAGGCAGCGGCCGACAACCCGGACGACATCGACGCCCAGCTCCTCGTGGCCGACCTGGATCTCTCCGGCGGTCACGTCGAGGACGCGTTCGGCCGGCTGATCGATCTCGTCCGTCGCACCGCGGGCGACGACAAGGAACGCGTCCGCGCTCGGGTGGTCGAGATGTTCACGATCGTCGGGAGCGACGACCCGCGCGTCAGCGCCGCGCGACGCGCACTCGCAAGCGCACTGTTCTGA
- a CDS encoding amidase, translating into MPSDDGDVLSSALALAAAYRAGTTDPVVAVDALLERTAALSDEVGAFVTVTADQARASAIAARDALRGPGADALPLLFGVPTAIKDLTPTAGVRTTFGSAAFADVVPEDDGTVALLVASAGMISLGKTNAPELGLPCYTEPDVAPPARTPYDLTRGAGGSSGGAAAAVASGLVPVALGSDGGGSVRIPASVCGLVGIKPTRGLVPEMPSEIDVSGLVVPGTLANTVADAAALLDLLALTGSRMLGASRRAPGRLRVGRFHAPVISDVPPHPEVVAAYEDTSRLLERLGHDVVEVDPPFGPETVAAFETAWFVGAASAAVPLEREELLRPLTRWERERGRAASGVEYADALLALRQAEQRTLAAYEDYDVVLTPTIGQLPAPIGSLRDDSDPSADFEAQKAFTPYTSIWNVAGCPALSLPTGWSAAGLPIGTMIAGRPGHDALLLSLAAQVEDALSTPGNRWSRPRTLVRPR; encoded by the coding sequence ATGCCCTCCGATGACGGCGACGTCCTGTCGTCCGCGCTCGCCCTCGCCGCCGCCTACCGCGCGGGCACGACCGACCCGGTCGTCGCCGTCGATGCGCTGCTCGAACGGACGGCGGCGTTGTCGGACGAGGTCGGCGCGTTCGTCACTGTGACGGCGGACCAGGCACGAGCGTCCGCGATCGCTGCCCGCGATGCCCTCCGCGGCCCGGGAGCCGACGCGCTGCCGCTGCTCTTCGGCGTGCCGACGGCGATCAAGGACCTGACACCGACCGCGGGGGTCAGGACGACGTTCGGCTCAGCGGCGTTCGCCGACGTGGTCCCGGAGGACGACGGCACCGTCGCGCTGCTGGTCGCCTCCGCCGGCATGATCAGCCTCGGCAAGACGAACGCCCCGGAGCTCGGCCTGCCCTGCTACACCGAGCCGGACGTCGCGCCCCCCGCACGCACGCCGTACGACCTCACCCGGGGGGCAGGCGGCTCGTCGGGCGGTGCGGCCGCGGCGGTGGCGTCGGGTCTCGTCCCGGTCGCGCTCGGCTCGGACGGGGGCGGCTCCGTCCGGATCCCGGCGTCGGTGTGCGGGCTGGTCGGGATCAAGCCGACCCGTGGCCTCGTCCCCGAGATGCCGTCCGAGATCGACGTGTCGGGTCTCGTCGTCCCCGGCACCCTCGCGAACACCGTGGCCGACGCAGCCGCCCTCCTCGATCTGCTCGCCCTGACAGGCAGCCGCATGCTCGGCGCCAGCCGCCGTGCACCCGGGCGCCTGCGCGTCGGACGGTTCCACGCGCCCGTGATCAGCGACGTGCCGCCTCATCCGGAGGTCGTCGCCGCGTACGAGGACACGAGCCGCCTGCTCGAGCGACTGGGCCACGACGTCGTCGAGGTCGACCCTCCGTTCGGCCCGGAGACGGTCGCTGCCTTCGAGACGGCATGGTTCGTCGGTGCCGCGTCTGCTGCGGTGCCTCTCGAGCGCGAGGAGCTCCTGCGTCCGCTCACGCGGTGGGAGCGTGAGCGCGGACGCGCGGCGAGCGGTGTCGAGTACGCCGACGCGCTGCTGGCGCTCCGGCAGGCCGAGCAGCGCACCCTCGCGGCGTACGAGGACTACGACGTGGTCCTCACGCCGACGATCGGGCAGCTTCCGGCGCCGATCGGCTCCCTGCGCGACGACTCGGACCCGTCGGCCGACTTCGAGGCCCAGAAGGCGTTCACGCCGTACACGTCGATCTGGAACGTCGCCGGGTGCCCTGCCCTGTCGCTGCCGACCGGGTGGAGCGCGGCCGGCCTCCCGATCGGCACCATGATCGCCGGCCGACCCGGCCACGACGCGCTGCTGCTCAGCCTCGCCGCTCAGGTCGAGGACGCCCTGTCCACACCCGGCAACCGGTGGAGCCGTCCGCGCACGCTGGTGCGGCCCCGCTAA
- a CDS encoding mechanosensitive ion channel family protein gives MADVSLAADSAQCWEESSNQICRLVYHWTDNGTAAEIADVVLAKPVAILMLVFGGLAVRWLVNRIIDRVVRSAASGTVPGARAAESFSPALHERREQRARSMGSLLKNISTIVIFTVVAFMVIATLGYNIAPLLASAGILGVALGFGAQSLVKDFLSGIFMILEDQYGVGDVVDLGDAVGTVEAVSMRVTRLRDVNGTVWYVRNGEIIRVGNQSQNWARTVLDIPVGYEVDLGRVREVLHEVAHALWQDPSWSGAVLEEPEVWGVERWTAEGVVVRVVLKTAPLKQWEVAREMRELIKDRFDALGIDIPYAHAAAYGAPPQSAAAAAAAAEAEAAEAEAAAAEGDEAPPSEPEASGPERRR, from the coding sequence ATGGCCGACGTCTCGCTCGCAGCAGACAGCGCACAGTGCTGGGAAGAGTCCAGCAACCAGATCTGCCGCCTCGTCTACCACTGGACCGACAACGGCACCGCCGCCGAGATCGCCGACGTCGTGCTCGCGAAGCCGGTCGCGATCCTGATGCTCGTCTTCGGCGGACTCGCTGTCCGCTGGCTCGTCAACCGGATCATCGACCGGGTCGTCCGGAGCGCGGCGTCCGGCACGGTCCCGGGCGCTCGGGCTGCCGAGTCGTTCAGCCCTGCGCTGCACGAGCGCCGCGAGCAGCGCGCACGGAGCATGGGGTCGCTCCTCAAGAACATCTCGACGATCGTCATCTTCACCGTGGTCGCCTTCATGGTGATCGCGACGCTCGGCTACAACATCGCGCCGCTCCTCGCGTCCGCCGGCATTCTCGGTGTCGCCCTCGGCTTCGGCGCGCAGAGCCTCGTCAAGGACTTCCTGTCGGGCATCTTCATGATCCTCGAGGACCAGTACGGCGTCGGCGACGTCGTCGACCTCGGTGACGCGGTCGGCACCGTCGAGGCCGTCAGCATGCGGGTGACGCGGCTGAGGGACGTCAACGGCACCGTCTGGTACGTCCGCAACGGCGAGATCATCCGGGTCGGCAACCAGTCCCAGAACTGGGCGCGCACGGTCCTCGACATCCCGGTCGGCTACGAGGTCGACCTCGGCCGGGTCCGCGAGGTCCTGCACGAGGTCGCGCACGCGCTGTGGCAGGACCCCTCGTGGAGCGGTGCCGTGCTCGAGGAGCCGGAGGTGTGGGGCGTCGAGCGGTGGACGGCCGAGGGTGTCGTCGTCCGCGTCGTCCTCAAGACGGCGCCGCTCAAGCAGTGGGAGGTCGCGCGCGAGATGCGCGAGCTCATCAAGGACCGCTTCGACGCTCTCGGCATCGACATCCCGTACGCCCACGCGGCCGCGTACGGCGCTCCCCCGCAGTCCGCGGCGGCGGCCGCGGCCGCTGCAGAGGCGGAGGCTGCCGAGGCAGAGGCAGCTGCTGCGGAGGGCGACGAAGCTCCGCCGTCCGAGCCGGAGGCTTCGGGGCCGGAGCGTCGGCGGTAG
- a CDS encoding globin — protein MNSVSQDQAEQQQTFYDAIGGYDTIAAIVAAFYEGVAEDPVLRPMYPEEDLGPAEERFTLFLVQYWGGPTTYSERRGHPRLRMRHAPFAVTPTAAQHWLLHFRAALDRVALSPEHDREFWAYVTHAAQFMINAPEDLG, from the coding sequence ATGAACAGCGTGAGTCAGGACCAGGCGGAGCAGCAGCAGACCTTCTACGACGCGATCGGCGGCTACGACACGATCGCGGCGATCGTCGCCGCCTTCTACGAGGGCGTCGCCGAGGACCCGGTCCTGCGTCCGATGTATCCCGAGGAGGACCTCGGCCCGGCCGAGGAGCGCTTCACGTTGTTCCTCGTCCAGTACTGGGGCGGGCCGACCACCTACTCCGAGCGCCGCGGTCACCCGCGCCTGCGGATGCGCCATGCGCCGTTCGCGGTGACGCCGACGGCTGCGCAGCACTGGCTGCTCCACTTCCGCGCGGCACTCGACCGAGTCGCGCTGTCGCCCGAGCACGACCGAGAGTTCTGGGCGTACGTCACCCACGCGGCGCAGTTCATGATCAACGCGCCCGAGGACCTCGGCTAG
- a CDS encoding acyl-CoA thioesterase, with translation MRHVFPCPMRWADIDQQAHVNNVTYADYLREARIAAVSETGESLGGERVLRLEVDYRAPVVFRPEPLLVETSWSGDGVVEQELVDLREDGGRTVFLRARTTLADVPETLPRIPPSPGRTTSAPMRIRVRDLGPDGVVDPVAMLELFQEGRVAFITIATGRRVHPWVVARNETTFLRPAPYRAEPYVVRNGVGRVGHSSYEVRAELIDEMPTDGGGPVVVATSRAVMVAFDPVAQRSREISEHVRAQLAEYVAL, from the coding sequence GTGCGCCACGTCTTCCCGTGCCCGATGCGCTGGGCCGACATCGACCAGCAGGCCCATGTCAACAACGTCACGTACGCCGACTACCTGCGTGAGGCCCGGATCGCGGCAGTCAGCGAGACGGGGGAGTCGCTCGGAGGCGAGCGCGTGCTGCGGCTCGAGGTCGACTACCGAGCCCCTGTGGTCTTCCGGCCGGAGCCTCTCCTCGTGGAGACCAGCTGGTCGGGCGACGGCGTCGTCGAGCAGGAGCTCGTCGATCTCCGCGAGGACGGCGGACGCACGGTTTTCCTGCGCGCCCGTACGACGCTGGCCGACGTCCCGGAGACCCTGCCACGCATCCCGCCCAGCCCCGGCCGTACGACGTCCGCGCCGATGCGGATCCGCGTCCGTGACCTCGGTCCGGACGGCGTGGTCGACCCCGTCGCCATGCTGGAGCTCTTCCAGGAAGGGCGGGTCGCGTTCATCACGATCGCGACCGGGCGTCGCGTGCACCCGTGGGTCGTCGCCCGGAACGAGACGACCTTCCTCCGACCAGCGCCGTACCGCGCGGAGCCCTACGTGGTCCGCAACGGCGTCGGACGTGTCGGTCACTCCTCGTACGAGGTGCGCGCGGAGCTGATCGACGAGATGCCGACCGACGGCGGCGGGCCGGTCGTGGTCGCGACGTCGCGCGCGGTGATGGTCGCGTTCGACCCCGTCGCCCAGCGGTCGCGCGAGATCTCTGAGCACGTGCGCGCACAGCTCGCCGAGTACGTGGCGCTGTGA
- the fabG gene encoding 3-oxoacyl-ACP reductase FabG has protein sequence MSQQRTAIVTGAARGIGAAVAKRLASDGHAVAVIDLDEAACAATVDAITAAGGKAVAIGADVSDEQAVAAAFERIVAELGAPTILVNNAGIIRDNMLFKMSVADWDSVMGVHLRGAFLMARAAQQHMVEAKFGRIVNLSSTSALGNRGQANYSAAKAGMQGFTKTLAIELGKFGVTANAIAPGFIETEMTAETAARLGVDYEDFKKFSAQQIPVARVGQPEDIAATTSFLTSEESGFVSGQVIYVAGGPKD, from the coding sequence GTGAGCCAGCAGCGCACTGCCATCGTCACCGGCGCCGCACGCGGCATCGGCGCCGCCGTCGCCAAGCGCCTCGCGTCCGACGGCCACGCCGTCGCCGTCATCGACCTCGACGAGGCGGCCTGCGCGGCCACCGTCGACGCGATCACCGCAGCAGGCGGCAAGGCCGTCGCGATCGGCGCGGACGTGTCCGACGAGCAGGCAGTCGCCGCCGCGTTCGAGCGCATCGTCGCCGAGCTCGGCGCCCCCACCATCCTCGTGAACAACGCCGGCATCATCCGCGACAACATGCTGTTCAAGATGTCGGTCGCCGACTGGGACTCCGTGATGGGCGTGCACCTGCGCGGCGCGTTCCTCATGGCCCGTGCGGCTCAGCAGCACATGGTCGAGGCGAAGTTCGGCCGCATCGTCAACCTCTCGTCGACCTCGGCGCTCGGCAACCGCGGCCAGGCCAACTACTCGGCCGCGAAGGCCGGCATGCAGGGCTTCACCAAGACCCTCGCGATCGAGCTCGGCAAGTTCGGTGTGACCGCCAACGCGATCGCCCCCGGATTCATCGAGACCGAGATGACGGCGGAGACTGCCGCCCGCCTCGGTGTCGACTACGAGGACTTCAAGAAGTTCAGCGCCCAGCAGATCCCCGTGGCGCGGGTCGGCCAGCCTGAGGACATCGCGGCGACGACCTCCTTCCTCACCAGCGAGGAGTCCGGCTTCGTCTCGGGCCAGGTCATCTACGTCGCCGGCGGACCGAAGGACTGA
- a CDS encoding phosphotransferase family protein — translation MADDLPGLDLDRLGTYLDETVPGLVDGPLSGSVIPGGRSNLTYDVTDGTTHIIVRRPPLGHVLATAHDMSREHTVMGALWPTDVPVPQVHALCNDTDVLGAPFYVMSKAEGRAIRRAAELEELGPERTRDLAERLIDTLADLHAVDPASVGLADFGRPDGYLERQVRRWTKQAEASKSRDLDGYEELRDYLGAHVPERSDATIVHGDYRLDNALVDTSPEGKDRITAVLDWEMATLGDPLSDIALTIVYQEMGRTTLKNAVADATAAPGYPSVDEVLERYTSRSGRDVSTMGFHLALGYFKLAIITEGIHYRFTQGQTVGEGFGRMGEATQPLIAAGLACART, via the coding sequence ATGGCCGACGACCTCCCCGGTCTGGACCTCGACCGGCTGGGCACCTATCTCGACGAGACGGTGCCCGGCCTGGTGGACGGCCCCCTCAGCGGATCCGTCATCCCCGGCGGCCGCTCCAACCTGACGTACGACGTCACCGACGGGACGACGCACATCATCGTCCGTCGACCTCCGCTCGGCCACGTGCTCGCCACGGCTCACGACATGAGCCGCGAGCACACCGTGATGGGCGCCCTGTGGCCGACCGACGTGCCGGTGCCGCAGGTCCACGCCCTGTGCAACGACACCGACGTGCTCGGCGCACCGTTCTACGTGATGAGCAAGGCCGAGGGGCGGGCGATCCGTCGTGCGGCCGAGCTCGAGGAGCTCGGTCCGGAGCGCACCCGCGACCTCGCCGAACGCCTCATCGACACCCTCGCCGACCTGCATGCCGTCGACCCCGCCTCGGTCGGGCTCGCGGACTTCGGGCGTCCGGACGGCTACCTCGAGCGGCAGGTCAGGCGCTGGACCAAGCAGGCCGAGGCCTCCAAGAGCCGCGATCTCGACGGCTACGAGGAGCTTCGCGACTACCTCGGGGCTCATGTGCCCGAGCGCTCCGACGCGACGATCGTCCACGGTGACTACCGCCTCGACAACGCGCTCGTCGACACCTCGCCCGAGGGCAAGGACCGCATCACGGCAGTGCTCGACTGGGAGATGGCGACGCTCGGCGACCCGCTCTCCGACATCGCGCTCACCATCGTCTACCAGGAGATGGGCCGTACGACCCTCAAGAACGCGGTCGCCGACGCGACTGCTGCCCCGGGCTACCCGTCGGTCGACGAGGTGCTGGAGCGCTACACCTCGAGGAGCGGACGCGACGTCTCGACGATGGGGTTCCACCTCGCGCTCGGCTACTTCAAGCTCGCGATCATCACCGAGGGCATCCACTACCGGTTCACGCAGGGCCAGACGGTCGGCGAGGGCTTCGGCCGGATGGGTGAGGCCACGCAGCCGCTGATCGCTGCCGGCCTGGCCTGCGCACGCACCTGA
- a CDS encoding SDR family oxidoreductase, whose product MLPDRPGVVITGGGNGIGRAIAHRLVAAGARIVVSDLDADSAARVANEVGGLAVPGDAATEAGVRALVDAARDHLGKIDVFFANAGIARGHGAATEDDFEASWQVNVMAHVRAARALLPDWLERGEGRFVATASAAGLLMMLGSAPYTLSKHAAVAHAEWLSATYRHRGIVVQTLCPQGVRTAMLDDSGPAGDVTLKDTAITPEAVAETVYAALGDDRFLILPHPEVADYVQAKTADPDRWLGGMNRLQQRVEDLRPDF is encoded by the coding sequence GTGTTGCCCGATCGCCCGGGCGTCGTCATCACCGGCGGCGGCAACGGGATCGGGCGGGCGATCGCGCACCGGCTGGTGGCAGCCGGTGCGCGGATCGTCGTCAGCGACCTCGACGCCGATTCTGCGGCGCGGGTCGCCAACGAGGTCGGCGGTCTCGCCGTGCCGGGCGACGCGGCGACGGAGGCGGGCGTACGCGCCCTGGTCGACGCCGCACGCGACCACCTCGGAAAGATCGACGTCTTCTTCGCGAACGCCGGCATCGCCCGAGGACACGGTGCCGCGACCGAGGACGACTTCGAGGCGTCGTGGCAGGTCAACGTCATGGCGCACGTACGCGCGGCGCGGGCGCTGCTTCCCGACTGGCTCGAGCGTGGGGAGGGGCGGTTCGTCGCGACGGCTTCGGCTGCCGGGCTGCTGATGATGCTCGGCTCCGCCCCGTACACGCTCAGCAAGCACGCCGCCGTCGCGCACGCGGAGTGGCTCTCGGCGACGTACCGGCACCGGGGGATCGTCGTGCAGACGCTGTGCCCCCAGGGCGTGCGTACGGCGATGCTCGACGACTCGGGTCCAGCGGGCGACGTCACCCTCAAGGACACCGCGATCACGCCGGAGGCGGTGGCGGAGACGGTGTACGCCGCGCTGGGCGACGACCGCTTCCTGATCCTGCCGCACCCCGAGGTCGCGGACTACGTGCAGGCGAAGACGGCGGACCCCGACCGCTGGCTCGGTGGCATGAACCGCCTCCAGCAGCGCGTCGAGGACCTCCGTCCGGACTTCTGA
- a CDS encoding SDR family oxidoreductase: MSGDAKRFAGRTAIITGASRGIGLGVAERIVAEGGRVCITARNDEALQEAVVHLGGPEVAIGVAGKADDAAHQDDVIARTIEAFGSIDHLVNNTGINPAYGRMIDLDLGAAQKMFAVNVLSALAWTQKVYGAWMDAHGGTVVNIASVAGIKPAPGIGFYGATKAMLIHVTQELAVELGPKVRVNSVAPAVVKTRFAGALYEGREEEVAAEYPMKRLGVPEDIGSVVAFLLSDEAGWLTGQNVVIDGGLTLTGGV, from the coding sequence GTGAGCGGAGACGCAAAGCGCTTCGCCGGGCGAACCGCGATCATCACCGGTGCCAGCCGCGGCATCGGACTCGGCGTCGCCGAGCGGATCGTCGCCGAGGGCGGACGCGTGTGCATCACCGCGCGCAACGACGAGGCCCTGCAGGAGGCGGTCGTCCACCTGGGGGGTCCCGAGGTCGCGATCGGCGTCGCCGGCAAGGCCGACGACGCGGCGCACCAGGACGACGTGATCGCACGCACGATCGAGGCCTTCGGGTCGATCGACCACCTGGTGAACAACACCGGCATCAACCCGGCGTACGGCCGCATGATCGACCTCGACCTCGGCGCGGCCCAGAAGATGTTCGCCGTCAACGTCCTGAGCGCCCTGGCGTGGACGCAGAAGGTCTACGGCGCGTGGATGGACGCCCACGGTGGCACGGTGGTCAACATCGCGTCGGTCGCAGGGATCAAGCCCGCTCCCGGCATCGGCTTCTACGGTGCGACCAAGGCCATGCTGATCCACGTGACCCAGGAGCTGGCGGTCGAGCTGGGGCCGAAGGTGCGCGTGAACTCGGTCGCTCCGGCGGTCGTCAAGACCAGGTTCGCGGGCGCCCTGTACGAGGGCCGCGAGGAGGAGGTCGCCGCGGAGTACCCGATGAAGCGCCTCGGCGTGCCCGAGGACATCGGCTCGGTGGTGGCGTTCCTGCTCTCCGACGAGGCCGGCTGGCTGACCGGTCAGAACGTCGTCATCGACGGCGGACTGACCCTCACCGGCGGAGTCTGA
- a CDS encoding acetyl-CoA C-acetyltransferase produces the protein MPEAVIVSTARSPIGRAFKGSLKDMRPDDLSAQMVRAALDKVPELDPRDITDLILGCGLPGGEQGMNMGRIVSVLLGYDFLPGTTVTRYCSSSLQTTRMAFHAIKAGEGDAYISAGVETVSRFVKGNSDLIPGQEITNPIFNDAVQRTESFTEGGQKWTDPREDGNLPDAYIAMGQTAENVAQVLGMSREEQDRFAVRSQNLTEQRIAEGFWAREITPVTLADGTQVTADDGPRAGTTYEAVSSLKPVFRPDGTVTAGNACPLNDGAAALVIMSDQKAKDLGLTPLARIISTGVTGLSPEIMGLGPVEAIPQALKNAGMSLGDVDLFEINEAFAVQSLGSAQQLGIDEDKLNVNGGAIAVGHPFGMTGARITATLINSLQWHDKQYGVESMCVGGGMGMAMVIERLS, from the coding sequence ATGCCTGAAGCCGTCATCGTCTCCACCGCGCGTTCGCCGATCGGGCGCGCGTTCAAGGGCTCGCTCAAGGACATGCGTCCCGACGACCTGAGCGCGCAGATGGTGCGCGCCGCGCTCGACAAGGTCCCCGAGCTCGACCCACGCGACATCACCGACCTCATCCTCGGCTGCGGACTCCCCGGCGGCGAGCAGGGCATGAACATGGGCCGCATCGTCTCGGTCCTCCTCGGCTACGACTTCCTGCCTGGCACGACGGTCACCCGCTACTGCTCGTCGAGCCTGCAGACCACCCGGATGGCCTTCCACGCGATCAAGGCCGGCGAGGGCGACGCCTACATCTCGGCCGGCGTCGAGACCGTCAGCCGCTTCGTCAAGGGCAACTCCGACCTGATCCCCGGCCAGGAGATCACCAACCCGATCTTCAACGACGCCGTCCAGCGCACGGAGTCGTTCACCGAGGGCGGTCAGAAGTGGACCGACCCGCGTGAGGACGGCAACCTTCCCGACGCCTACATCGCGATGGGCCAGACCGCGGAGAACGTCGCGCAGGTCCTCGGCATGAGCCGCGAGGAGCAGGACCGCTTCGCCGTACGCAGCCAGAACCTCACCGAGCAGCGCATCGCCGAGGGCTTCTGGGCTCGCGAGATCACGCCGGTCACGCTCGCCGACGGCACGCAGGTCACGGCCGACGACGGCCCGCGCGCCGGCACCACGTACGAGGCGGTCTCCTCGCTGAAGCCGGTGTTCCGGCCCGACGGCACCGTCACCGCCGGCAACGCCTGCCCGCTGAACGACGGCGCCGCCGCGCTCGTCATCATGAGCGACCAGAAGGCGAAGGACCTCGGCCTCACGCCGCTCGCCCGCATCATCTCGACCGGTGTCACCGGTCTGTCGCCCGAGATCATGGGTCTCGGACCGGTCGAGGCGATCCCGCAGGCGCTCAAGAACGCCGGCATGAGCCTCGGCGACGTCGACCTCTTCGAGATCAACGAGGCCTTCGCGGTGCAGTCGCTCGGATCGGCCCAGCAGCTGGGGATCGACGAGGACAAGCTCAACGTCAACGGTGGCGCGATCGCCGTCGGCCACCCCTTCGGCATGACCGGCGCTCGCATCACGGCGACGCTGATCAACTCGCTGCAGTGGCACGACAAGCAGTACGGCGTCGAGTCGATGTGCGTCGGCGGCGGCATGGGCATGGCGATGGTCATCGAGCGTCTCTCGTGA
- a CDS encoding acyl-CoA dehydrogenase family protein — MKRAIFEDDHEAFRASVAAFVERSVLPNVEQYAVDKGLPRDYWLGAGKQGLLGLEVPEAFGGAEAGDFRFNAVLAEELSKVNAALPSCTGIHSDIVAPYLVELTTDEQKERWLPRFVTGELLTAIAMTEPSGGSDLAALKTTAVRDGDDWVINGSKTFITNGWSADLVVVAARTSPEKGAKGITLFAVETGMDGFTRGRKLDKVGQNESDTAELFFSDVRVTDAQVIGEVDRGFIAMMERLPQERLSCAVSNVAHAKQILLETIDYAKDRQAFKQPIGSFQHNKFLLAELVTRIESVEAYVDAAVMAHTQRALTAIDAAKVKWLSSQVQNEVLDHCVQLHGGYGFMNEYRVARAWQDARVTKIWAGSNEIMKELIGRDLGL, encoded by the coding sequence ATGAAGCGAGCAATCTTCGAGGACGACCACGAGGCCTTCCGCGCCTCGGTCGCGGCGTTCGTCGAGCGGAGCGTTCTCCCGAACGTCGAGCAGTATGCCGTCGACAAGGGTCTGCCGCGCGACTATTGGCTCGGGGCCGGCAAGCAAGGTCTCCTCGGGCTCGAGGTGCCGGAGGCGTTCGGCGGTGCGGAGGCCGGTGACTTCCGCTTCAACGCCGTTCTCGCCGAGGAGCTGTCGAAGGTCAACGCCGCGCTGCCGTCGTGCACCGGCATCCACTCCGACATCGTCGCCCCGTACCTCGTCGAGCTGACCACGGACGAGCAGAAGGAGCGCTGGCTTCCCCGGTTCGTCACCGGTGAGCTGCTCACGGCCATCGCGATGACCGAACCGTCCGGCGGGTCCGACCTGGCAGCGCTGAAGACCACCGCCGTCCGCGACGGCGACGACTGGGTCATCAACGGCTCCAAGACGTTCATCACCAACGGCTGGTCCGCCGACCTGGTTGTCGTCGCCGCCCGCACGAGCCCCGAGAAGGGGGCCAAGGGCATCACCCTCTTCGCCGTCGAGACCGGCATGGACGGCTTCACCCGCGGCCGCAAGCTCGACAAGGTCGGCCAGAACGAGTCGGACACCGCCGAGCTCTTCTTCTCCGACGTACGCGTGACCGACGCGCAGGTCATCGGCGAGGTCGACCGCGGCTTCATCGCGATGATGGAGCGTCTCCCGCAGGAGCGTCTCTCGTGCGCGGTCTCCAACGTCGCGCACGCCAAGCAGATCCTGCTCGAGACGATCGACTACGCCAAGGACCGCCAGGCCTTCAAGCAGCCGATCGGATCGTTCCAGCACAACAAGTTCCTGCTCGCCGAGCTCGTCACCCGCATCGAGTCCGTCGAGGCGTACGTCGACGCCGCGGTCATGGCGCACACCCAGCGCGCCCTCACCGCGATCGACGCCGCCAAGGTCAAGTGGCTGTCGTCGCAGGTGCAGAACGAGGTGCTCGACCACTGCGTCCAGCTGCACGGCGGCTACGGATTCATGAACGAGTACCGAGTCGCGCGCGCCTGGCAGGACGCCCGCGTCACCAAGATCTGGGCCGGCTCGAACGAGATCATGAAGGAGCTCATCGGCCGCGACCTCGGGCTCTGA